A section of the Meles meles chromosome 8, mMelMel3.1 paternal haplotype, whole genome shotgun sequence genome encodes:
- the PATE1 gene encoding prostate and testis expressed protein 1: MDKPLLLGLSVLLGCIRSESLGLAPSGLRARNGEVGVLVAAGARFSLLLLVSRPRTDLVQCRMCHLQFPGERCSRGRGVCTATEDEGCVTGRISKKDGTLWLTFMGCLKNCANVDNITWSVYLVTFRCCRASDLCNENL; the protein is encoded by the exons aTGGACAAGCCCCTGCTTTTGGGACTCTCCGTCCTGCTCGGCTGCATTAGGAGTGAGTCTTTGGGATTGGCG CCTTCTGGACTCCGAGCTCGGAACGGGGAGGTGGGCGTTCTCGTGGCAGCAGGAGCTCGCTTCTCACTTCTGCTCCTGGTTTCCCGGCCGAGGACAGACCTGGTTCAGTGCAGGATGTGCCACCTGCAGTTTCCAGGAGAAAGGTGTTCCAGAGGCAGAGGAGTGTGCACTGCTACAGAAGACGAGGGCTGCGTGACTGGGAGGATTTCCAAGA aaGATGGGACTCTGTGGTTAACCTTCATGGGCTGCCTGAAAAACTGTGCTAATGTGGACAATATAACATGGAGTGTCTACTTGGTGACGTTCAGGTGCTGCAGGGCCTCTGACTTATGCAATGAAAACCTGTAG